In Litorimonas taeanensis, one DNA window encodes the following:
- the ygfZ gene encoding CAF17-like 4Fe-4S cluster assembly/insertion protein YgfZ, translating into MSISLLNRSLFKLSGEGVQAWLEGIVTNTLSDDLTFTALLTPQGKIIADFFVTKDGADFLIDTPTKFSDALFKRLKMYRLRAPITIEDVTELFQVYALWDETERLGHPDPRHPSLGHRFITPTPLTETDSDYNAHRLSLGIVDSEWDFETQTTFPADANMDLMNGVNFQKGCFVGQEVVSRMKRMTTVKKRMRGVIFTGQAQAGDRIMADSRVIGEILYVQDKMGIALVRLDRWRAAEASPTVNDVEIAIMDSIDGQKH; encoded by the coding sequence ATGTCTATCTCCCTATTGAACCGCTCTCTATTCAAACTCTCTGGCGAGGGAGTTCAGGCTTGGCTAGAGGGTATTGTTACCAATACTCTATCTGACGACTTAACCTTTACCGCGCTGCTAACGCCTCAAGGGAAAATTATTGCCGATTTTTTTGTGACCAAAGACGGAGCGGATTTTTTAATCGATACACCAACTAAATTTTCAGACGCCCTCTTTAAACGTCTGAAAATGTATCGCCTCCGCGCGCCCATCACGATTGAGGATGTAACAGAACTTTTTCAAGTTTATGCCCTGTGGGACGAAACGGAGAGGCTCGGGCATCCAGATCCGCGTCACCCGTCATTGGGACACCGCTTTATAACGCCAACGCCTCTAACTGAAACAGATAGCGACTATAACGCCCATAGATTATCCTTAGGCATAGTGGACAGCGAATGGGATTTTGAAACTCAAACGACATTCCCCGCCGATGCTAATATGGATTTGATGAACGGCGTGAACTTTCAAAAAGGGTGTTTTGTCGGTCAAGAAGTTGTCTCGCGTATGAAACGTATGACCACAGTTAAAAAACGTATGCGCGGCGTTATCTTTACTGGACAGGCGCAAGCTGGCGACCGCATTATGGCCGATAGCCGTGTCATTGGGGAAATCCTCTATGTCCAAGACAAAATGGGTATAGCGCTTGTCAGGCTTGACCGCTGGCGTGCGGCAGAGGCCTCTCCCACTGTAAATGATGTAGAAATCGCTATTATGGATTCTATCGATGGACAAAAACACTAG
- a CDS encoding P-II family nitrogen regulator, whose translation MKKIEAIIKPFKLDEVKEALQGVGLQGMTVLEAKGFGRQKGHTELYRGAEYVVDFLPKLKLELVVADDQVESALEAIQTAAKTGKIGDGKIFVSDVSQAIRIRTGESGDAAL comes from the coding sequence ATGAAAAAAATCGAAGCCATCATTAAACCCTTTAAACTGGACGAAGTTAAAGAAGCCTTACAAGGCGTTGGACTGCAGGGCATGACTGTACTCGAAGCCAAAGGCTTTGGTCGTCAAAAGGGCCACACAGAACTTTATCGCGGTGCAGAATATGTAGTCGACTTTTTGCCAAAACTTAAACTCGAACTCGTCGTCGCTGACGACCAAGTTGAATCCGCTCTTGAAGCCATTCAAACAGCCGCCAAAACTGGAAAAATCGGCGACGGTAAAATCTTCGTCTCTGATGTCAGCCAAGCTATCCGTATTCGTACGGGCGAATCTGGCGACGCAGCACTTTAA
- a CDS encoding endo-1,4-beta-xylanase, with amino-acid sequence MEFTARDRLKLLSGASALLLTACGGGGASSSSAVSPPPPPPPPPPPPPPPPPPPPTSSAPTEGLLRDKYRNQFVVGAALKSFQLGGSDLSGNLTASQFNSLTPEFELKPDVLSPSEGVYNFDAADTLVNWAIDQGMEVRGHALLWHEATPDYFLQGRRAEIKARLENYITTVVNHFKGRIRVWDVVNEVVSVDLYNGDAGIGPDRRTNWFDAVGNADYLDWAFRAARAADPDALLFLNDYETESERKRSWLIEILQRFQDRGVPIDGVGHQFHLQLNTSADLALQAIDDIDNQFMGLINHVTEMDVNYYQNPGSCWETQTGCEADLGPVPPEDKLAAHAQLMRDMFQGFVARSSVESVTMWGVIDSDSWLNDVPIERYNYPLLFDREGEPKPAFHAITDDSYVI; translated from the coding sequence ATGGAATTTACGGCTAGAGATAGATTAAAGCTGCTCTCAGGGGCGAGTGCTTTGTTACTAACGGCTTGTGGAGGGGGCGGAGCGTCCTCGTCATCTGCTGTGTCGCCCCCGCCACCACCTCCTCCTCCTCCTCCTCCTCCGCCTCCGCCTCCGCCTCCGCCGCCAACTTCATCAGCCCCCACTGAGGGCTTGCTGAGAGACAAATACAGGAATCAATTTGTCGTTGGGGCTGCGCTAAAAAGTTTTCAGCTGGGTGGATCGGATTTGTCTGGAAATTTGACCGCGTCACAGTTTAATAGTCTCACTCCTGAATTTGAACTTAAACCTGATGTGCTTTCGCCCTCAGAAGGCGTCTATAATTTTGATGCGGCCGATACATTGGTGAATTGGGCGATAGACCAAGGCATGGAAGTCAGAGGGCATGCATTGCTTTGGCATGAAGCGACACCTGACTATTTCCTTCAAGGGCGCCGTGCAGAGATTAAGGCGCGATTGGAAAATTATATTACCACAGTGGTCAATCATTTTAAGGGCCGTATTCGTGTTTGGGATGTCGTGAATGAAGTTGTCTCCGTTGATTTATATAATGGTGATGCTGGCATTGGTCCTGACCGCCGAACGAATTGGTTTGATGCAGTCGGGAATGCGGATTATTTGGATTGGGCATTCAGGGCGGCCCGCGCGGCGGATCCAGATGCTTTGCTGTTCCTTAATGACTACGAGACTGAGAGCGAGCGCAAGCGAAGTTGGTTGATAGAAATTCTACAAAGATTTCAAGATCGCGGCGTACCAATTGATGGGGTTGGGCATCAATTTCATTTGCAATTAAATACCTCGGCAGATCTCGCATTGCAGGCAATTGATGACATCGACAACCAGTTTATGGGATTGATAAATCACGTCACAGAAATGGATGTGAACTATTATCAAAACCCAGGGTCATGCTGGGAAACACAAACTGGTTGCGAAGCTGATCTAGGCCCTGTTCCGCCCGAAGATAAACTCGCCGCGCATGCGCAGCTTATGAGAGATATGTTTCAAGGGTTTGTTGCGCGGTCCAGTGTGGAATCTGTCACAATGTGGGGCGTTATCGATAGCGATAGCTGGTTGAATGATGTCCCTATTGAACGATATAATTATCCTTTATTGTTTGATAGAGAGGGTGAGCCGAAACCTGCCTTTCATGCAATTACAGACGATAGCTATGTGATTTAG
- a CDS encoding GNAT family N-acetyltransferase has translation MDKNTRVIIKHNAPDALPRFAALNAQWIKDLHVLEESDKLMIAQPEIYTQNGNHVLSAHLGTEIAGAVALKRHENGEYELTKMAVDSQFRGQGIGQILMENAESFAKNTLGLSRLFLLSNTKNAAALRLYARNGWTVNHEGPHPIYKRANIGMEKQL, from the coding sequence ATGGACAAAAACACTAGGGTCATCATCAAGCATAATGCCCCAGACGCCCTGCCGCGCTTTGCCGCCTTAAATGCGCAATGGATCAAAGACCTGCATGTCCTCGAAGAGTCAGACAAGTTGATGATAGCCCAACCTGAAATTTATACGCAAAATGGCAATCATGTCCTCTCAGCCCATCTGGGCACAGAGATAGCGGGCGCTGTAGCGCTAAAACGTCATGAGAATGGAGAGTATGAACTCACGAAAATGGCCGTTGATAGTCAGTTCCGCGGACAGGGAATTGGACAAATTTTGATGGAAAATGCTGAGAGTTTTGCCAAAAATACACTTGGTCTCTCACGTTTATTTTTATTGTCGAACACCAAAAACGCAGCGGCGCTCCGCCTCTATGCTCGCAATGGTTGGACGGTGAATCACGAAGGCCCTCACCCCATTTATAAACGTGCGAATATCGGCATGGAGAAGCAACTTTGA
- a CDS encoding DNA-3-methyladenine glycosylase I: MPRTINDPEKRDPRFPDHDPNLPRCGWVPPTDALYCAYHDEEWGRPIYDDKALFSKLIQDGQQAGLAWITILRKRDNLLKAYDGFDPDIVAFYTEADRARLLSDAGIIRSKLKINAAIVNAQIFLKMRDEEGLNFSDYLWDFVGGAPIQNAWKQFKDAPVESPESIALSKDLKKRGFKFVGPVIVYAFMQAVGMINDHATDCHVYEACRDTRRL, from the coding sequence ATGCCCCGTACCATAAACGACCCAGAGAAACGCGACCCTCGTTTCCCCGATCATGACCCAAACCTGCCCCGCTGTGGCTGGGTGCCTCCGACCGATGCGCTTTATTGCGCCTATCATGACGAAGAATGGGGGCGCCCCATTTATGATGATAAAGCCTTGTTTTCGAAACTCATCCAGGATGGACAACAAGCTGGGCTGGCATGGATAACGATCCTACGAAAACGCGATAATTTACTCAAAGCCTATGATGGCTTCGACCCTGATATTGTCGCCTTTTATACAGAGGCAGACCGCGCACGGTTATTATCAGATGCAGGCATTATCCGATCAAAACTCAAGATAAATGCCGCTATTGTTAACGCGCAAATATTTTTAAAAATGCGCGATGAAGAAGGCCTCAATTTCTCGGATTATCTATGGGACTTTGTAGGCGGGGCACCGATTCAAAATGCGTGGAAGCAATTTAAAGACGCCCCTGTTGAAAGCCCAGAATCAATCGCGCTTTCAAAAGACTTAAAAAAGCGCGGATTTAAATTTGTCGGCCCCGTCATTGTCTATGCCTTCATGCAGGCCGTGGGCATGATAAATGACCATGCAACGGATTGTCATGTTTACGAAGCTTGCCGCGATACTCGGCGCCTCTAA
- a CDS encoding DMT family transporter — MAWVYLLLAGLLETVWSTSLKHSADKGSVFWLFVTGIAMIASLLALYAAMRNLPLGVAYPIWTGIGSVSAIVVGVFLFKETINISTVIGVLFLIVGMGLISLKAH; from the coding sequence ATGGCGTGGGTCTATTTACTTCTAGCAGGGTTATTGGAAACGGTTTGGTCGACAAGCCTTAAGCATAGTGCGGATAAAGGCAGCGTATTCTGGCTGTTTGTAACAGGCATTGCTATGATTGCGAGCTTACTGGCGCTTTATGCTGCGATGCGCAATCTACCGCTTGGTGTAGCTTATCCTATATGGACAGGTATTGGCTCAGTCAGTGCGATTGTGGTTGGAGTTTTTCTTTTTAAGGAAACTATCAATATATCAACGGTTATTGGTGTTTTGTTTTTAATAGTCGGTATGGGGTTGATCAGCCTTAAGGCCCATTAA
- the glnA gene encoding type I glutamate--ammonia ligase, whose translation MSDTEKLLKQIKDDDIKFVDLRFTDPRGKMQHVTFHTDLVDEDLFTDGTMFDGSSISGWKDINESDMVLLPDASTAKMDPFYQQDTLAIFCDVLEPDDGSAYNRDPRGTAKAAEEYMRSAKVGDDVFFGPEAEFFVFDDVRWDTDQNVTGYSIDSSELPQNTGTQYQGGNMGHRPGPKGGYFPVPPVDSCQDMRSEMISVMEELGLRPEKHHHEVAPAQHELGMQFDTLLTMADNMQLYKYLVHNVAHAYGKTATFMPKPMWNDNGTGMHVHMSIWKDKKPLFAGDEYAGLSESCLHYIGGIIKHAKAINAFANASTNSYKRLVPGFEAPVMLAYSSRNRSASVRIPWTASPKGKRLEVRFPDPAGNPYLTYTALLMAGLDGIKNKIHPGDPMDQDLYELSPAEASKIPQVCGSLREALESLDADRDFLKAGNVFDDDQIDAYIDLKMEEVHRLQLHPHPVEFDMYYKC comes from the coding sequence ATGTCAGATACTGAAAAACTACTGAAACAAATTAAGGACGATGATATTAAATTCGTCGACCTTCGTTTCACCGACCCACGCGGCAAGATGCAACATGTAACGTTCCACACGGATCTCGTAGACGAAGATCTGTTTACAGACGGTACTATGTTTGACGGCTCGTCAATTTCGGGTTGGAAAGACATTAATGAATCTGACATGGTTCTTCTTCCAGACGCTTCAACAGCTAAAATGGACCCATTCTATCAGCAAGATACACTGGCTATTTTCTGTGACGTTTTAGAACCTGATGATGGCTCAGCCTATAACCGTGACCCACGCGGTACAGCGAAAGCCGCCGAAGAATATATGCGTTCTGCCAAAGTCGGCGACGACGTTTTCTTTGGACCAGAAGCTGAATTTTTTGTGTTTGATGATGTGCGTTGGGATACAGACCAAAATGTAACAGGTTACTCAATCGACTCGTCTGAACTTCCGCAAAATACAGGTACACAGTATCAAGGCGGCAATATGGGCCATCGCCCAGGACCAAAAGGCGGTTACTTCCCAGTTCCTCCTGTTGATTCTTGCCAAGACATGCGTTCTGAAATGATTTCTGTCATGGAAGAGCTTGGTCTTCGCCCTGAGAAACATCACCACGAAGTGGCACCTGCACAACACGAGCTTGGCATGCAGTTCGACACTTTGTTGACTATGGCTGACAATATGCAGCTTTATAAATATCTCGTGCATAATGTTGCGCATGCTTACGGCAAAACAGCGACATTTATGCCAAAGCCAATGTGGAATGATAACGGCACAGGCATGCACGTTCACATGTCTATCTGGAAAGATAAAAAGCCACTCTTTGCGGGTGATGAATATGCTGGCCTTTCAGAGAGCTGCTTACATTATATCGGTGGTATCATTAAACATGCTAAAGCGATTAACGCCTTCGCTAACGCATCAACAAACTCTTACAAGCGTTTGGTTCCGGGTTTTGAAGCCCCAGTTATGTTGGCTTACTCAAGCCGTAACCGCTCTGCTTCTGTGCGTATTCCTTGGACAGCGTCACCAAAAGGTAAGCGCCTAGAAGTGCGCTTCCCAGATCCAGCGGGTAACCCATATTTGACATACACAGCCCTTCTTATGGCTGGTCTTGATGGTATCAAAAACAAAATCCACCCTGGCGATCCAATGGATCAAGATTTGTACGAGCTTTCTCCTGCTGAAGCTTCAAAGATTCCACAAGTTTGTGGCTCTCTTCGTGAAGCGCTCGAATCTCTTGATGCTGATCGTGACTTCCTTAAGGCCGGTAATGTCTTTGATGACGACCAAATCGATGCCTATATCGACCTTAAAATGGAAGAAGTTCACCGTTTGCAACTACACCCGCATCCGGTTGAATTCGACATGTATTATAAGTGCTAA